One window from the genome of Eucalyptus grandis isolate ANBG69807.140 chromosome 7, ASM1654582v1, whole genome shotgun sequence encodes:
- the LOC120296177 gene encoding antifungal protein ginkbilobin-like protein codes for MVVGLSCVYDSVSGEPNTDIVDRVCNGDKFGPSSPHNYYRAGLLQDLAVNTATKGYDYYDTNSQFPELCYGHVACNTELSQSECVYCLRVCEEILGKLCYWSLGYQVQLEDRRLWIKQYYFDNN; via the coding sequence ATGGTAGTCGGACTTTCGTGTGTTTATGACTCCGTGAGTGGAGAACCAAACACAGATATCGTCGACAGAGTCTGCAATGGGGACAAGTTTGGCCCGTCCAGTCCTCACAATTATTATCGAGCTGGTCTTCTACAGGATTTAGCAGTGAACACCGCCACCAAGGGCTACGACTACTATGACACAAATTCCCAGTTTCCAGAGCTTTGTTATGGCCATGTTGCATGCAATACTGAACTTTCACAGTCTGAATGCGTTTACTGCTTACGAGTATGTGAGGAGATACTTGGCAAATTGTGTTACTGGAGCCTCGGTTATCAGGTTCAACTCGAGGATCGTCGGCTTTGGATCAAGCAATACTATTTTGACAACAATTAG